The sequence below is a genomic window from Neomicrococcus aestuarii.
GCCTTCGGCCTCCGGGATTCCTGGAATCTCCGGGTTAGCGCTAGGGCTCGCGGTATGCATTTTCACCTTGCACAGACCAAAAGCACGATCGATGGGCCCGGCCTCAACATCCACGTACTGCATGCGTCCGTAAGGAACCACCATGAGTTTGCGGAACATCACGCCCCCTCGAATCAGCAGATCATCTTCGCGCTCTGCGTAGCCGATGGCCCTGACCTGACGGGGCATGATGAAGAGAATGTCAACGAGGGCGTAGATCAACCCAGCTGCCGGAAGCGCCCAGACCAGCCACTCGGCTGGCCATGTCCAAACGCCCAGAAGCCTCAGAATGAGCGGGACGGCCAAGAAAAGCACAAAGAAGAAGTGGCCGATCAGCCCGTTGAGAATGCGGACCTTCAAGTATTTCGGTGAGACGCGTAACCATTCGATTCCTGCAGGATCAATGGGCTCGTGTGGCATATCCTTCGGTCTCCCCCTTGGTGTCACGCCGCTGATGAGGCGTGCTTGGTCCGTCAGTTTCCTCCGGCGGAATCTTGCAAAAATGCTCCACCACAAAACCAACAATAACCATGACTAGCGCGCCAATCATCATCACGATGCACGAAACCAGTGCGGGGCTACCAGTAGATCCGACAGCTAGAAAGTCAACCAGAATACCTAAATGCCACCCACCAATGACGGCCCCACCGTAGGCTCCGGCCTGCGCCAACACCAGTGTTCTGGCGGCCATGATGGGGTCGATGGGGTTCTTCGACTTGCCCTGGCGGTACCGCAACACTCGAATTCCCAGCACGAGCGCCAGCAAGGACACCGCGCCCATGGTGATTAAGGAAGTCCAGTGCAGTACGGGCGCGCCGTAGCCGGCACCGGAGGCGAAACGTTGAGCGATCCAACCACCGAGCGCGGCAACGGCGACCACAATCGCCAACCACGTAATTTTGAGCGTGGCCACTAGGACCCCTCGTCCCACGCATCGTTGTGAGGGGAATACGGCTGAAGGTCCTCGGCGTCAACGGCTTTTTGGGCGAGGTCCACGACGGACTCCCCGCGAAGCGTTGCATCCGGATCCATCCAGGCCCACGGCTGCAAAACGAAGGCGCGTTCGCCCGCGAGCTTGTGCGGGATCGTGAGGCGCTCTTCGTCCATTTCCAGATCGCCGTACGTGATGATGTCGACGTCCAGCGTGCGAGGACCCCAGTGCACTTCACGCACACGGTGATGCTTGTTCTCCACCGCGTTGCAGTGCGCCAAGAGCTCGTACGGGCTCAACGTGGTTTCCACTTCGATCACCATGTTCAAGAAGTCCGGCTGATTGGCAGGACCGCCAACAGCCTTCGTCTGGACCACTTGGGAGACCTGGCAAAGACGCACATCGTTGCGGTCCACCAGATCTGCAACGGCGAGAGACAGGGTATCTGCGCGCTCGCCCAGGTTTGATCCCAAAGCAAGAATCGCTTTGACTGGTGCGGATTCGGTCATGGTCTCTCCCGGTGAATCGTGATGGTGACATCCCGAAAGGGAACGGTGATCGGTGCTTGGGGCTTGTGAACCGTCAGATCCAGCGCAACTAAGCGGGCTGCGGCGTCGTCGTAATGAGAGAAAATCGCGGCAGCGGTGCGCTCCGCAAGAGTCTCAATCAGATCGTACGGACCGGACTGAATCTCGCGAACCACCACTTCGGCCAGCTCGCCATAGTTCAGCGTGAGGGCAAGATCATCCGTGGCAGCGGCCGGGCGGATGTCCGTATACAGGGTCACATCAATGGTGAACTCCTGGCCGTCACGCTTCTCATGATCGAAAACGCCGTGGTAGCCCGTGGCGGACATGCCCGTGACCGTGATGGCATCGCGTGCGTTGCTCACGTGGGACACCTACTACTGCTTCGCTAGCGCGACGGTCTCAGGCTTAGTCCACGCAGTTGCAACCTTCACCGCGTCCAACGACTCTTCAATGTTGTGAACGCGGACAGCCCACGCTCCCTGCGCGGCAGACAACGTGGTGGTGGCAGCGGTTGCGTGATCACGCTCGGCCGGGGCTGCAGGCTTGCCGTTAGCAGCCAGCAAGGAACCCAAGAAACGCTTACGGGACGTGCCAATCAGAACCGGGTGACCCAGTTCCTGCAACTTGTCCAAGTTCTTCAAGAGCTCCCAGTTGTGGCGAGCGTCCTTTGCGAAGCCCAGGCCTGGATCGATGATGATCTTCTCCGGCTTCACGCCAGCCTGAAGGAAGGTCTCGCGAACCTGCTTGAGCTCAGCGACAACGTCCTCAAGAACATCCGTGTACTCCGTCAGACCAGTCATGGACTGCTGGTCCCCGCGGCGGTGCATCAATACATAGGGAACACCGCGTTCAGCGATCAGCGCTGGCATGTCTGGCTCGTGAGTGAGACCGGAAACGTCGTTGATGATGTGCGCGCCGGCATCGAGCGCCGCGCGGGCAGTAGAGGTGTGGACCGTGTCAACGCTGACTACTGCGCCAGCCTTCACGAGGGCCGCCACTACCGGGACTACTCGCTTGGCTTCGTCTTCGGGTGCCACAAAGTCGGCGCCTGGTCGGGTGGATTCGCCACCCACATCAATGATGTCTGCGCCGGCGTACATCATGCGCAATCCATGCTGGATGGCGTCGTCGAAATTCAAGTACTTTCCGCCATCGGAAAAAGAATCTTCCGTGACGTTCAGAATACCCATGACAAGCGTTCGATCCTTGGGTAAAGAATCGAACGTCTTGACCGTAGATTTCTTGATGACGGGTAGGGGGCTCGTTGCTGGACCGGTTCCGGGGATGGCGCCGAGGGACATGTAATACCTACTTTCCAAGAATGAGGCTCATGGCCTCAGCGCGGGTTGCGGGTTGCCGCAATTGCCCACGTACTGCACTCGTGACGGTCATTGCGCCTGGTTTGCGCACGCCACGCATCGACATACAAAGATGTTCGCACTCCACTACAACGATCGCCCCACGCGGCTCCAACAGGCTCTCGATAGCCTCCACGATTTGCGTGGTGAGGCGCTCTTGAACCTGCGGGCGACGTGCGTACATATCAACCAGTCGGGCCAACTTGGACAATCCGGTCACTCGACCGTCATTGCCCGGAATATAGCCCACGTGTGCTCGTCCGTGGAAGGGCACCAAGTGGTGCTCACACGTCGAGTAGAAGGGGATGTCCTTGACGAGGACCATTTCTTCGTGGTCAATGTCAAAACTCTTGGACAGAATCTCTTTCGGATCCATGTGCAGCCCGGCGAAGATTTCCGCGTAGGCCTTCGCGACGCGCTTAGGGGTCTCCTGAAGCCCGTCACGATCTGGATCTTCCCCGATCGCCTCAAGGATTTCCCGTACTGCCTTGGCAATACGTTCTTGATCTATCTGCGGGGCGATGTACTGGCCACGCATGACGTCGTCGTCGATTTCGCTCACTTTTCGATCCTACCGGTAGGCCCCTCTCGGGGTCACAGACTATTTCGATTCCGGGTTATCCGACGTCATGGGGCCACCCGTGGTGCCGTGTTCTCCACTGCCAGAACCGCCTGCACCGGGTCCACCGATACCGGGGCCGGGGGTGCCTTCAGCTCCTGGGAATCCAGCGCCGTCACCCGGACGAGAGCCCGGAAGTTTTGGAGCTGAACTTGGATCGATCATGACATCCTCGTGACCTTCTTGCTCTTCTGGTGCGTTCTGGTCTGAGTCGCTAGGCGACGTGCCCTGTCCGTTTCCGTTTGCGTTTCCGTTGCGTTCGGCGTTCTCGCGCGCTTCAATTTCGGCATGCTCCTTCGGCGACTGCACAGGAGGTTCGGTGTGTACGGGGCGACTGTCCTTGGAAAGCCAGACTTCGCGCGCAGGAGCCTTCACGATGTCGTGGAAGACCTCTTCGAGTTCCCTCTGGTTCAAGGTCTCGCGCTCAAGCAGAGCGAGGGCCAGACGGTCCAATACGTGACGGTTCTCGGTGAGGATCCAGTACGCCTCGTCGTGAGCCGTGTCGATGAGTCCGCGAACTTCCTCATCCACAATCGCTGCGACGCGTTCAGAGTAGTCACGGTCACCGCTCATATCGCGGCCCATGAATGGCTCGGCGTTACCGTTGCCGAGCTTCACGGATCCAATGCGATCGCTCATGCCGTACTGAGTGACCATCTTGCGAGCGGTACCCGTGGCCTTCTCGATGTCATTCGAGGCGCCGGTGGAGGGATCGTGGAAGATGATTTCTTCAGCCACGCGACCACCCATGGCGTATGCCAGCTGATCCAGCAGTTCGTTGCGGGTGATGGAGTACTTGTCTTCGCTCGGAACCACCATGGTGTAGCCGAGTGCGCGGCCACGCGGAAGGATGGTGACCTTCGTGACCGGAGCCGAGTGACGCTGAGCCGCAGCCACCAGAGCGTGACCACCTTCG
It includes:
- a CDS encoding PH domain-containing protein, translating into MPHEPIDPAGIEWLRVSPKYLKVRILNGLIGHFFFVLFLAVPLILRLLGVWTWPAEWLVWALPAAGLIYALVDILFIMPRQVRAIGYAEREDDLLIRGGVMFRKLMVVPYGRMQYVDVEAGPIDRAFGLCKVKMHTASPSANPEIPGIPEAEGARLREQLSARGEAKLAGL
- a CDS encoding DUF3180 domain-containing protein, which translates into the protein MATLKITWLAIVVAVAALGGWIAQRFASGAGYGAPVLHWTSLITMGAVSLLALVLGIRVLRYRQGKSKNPIDPIMAARTLVLAQAGAYGGAVIGGWHLGILVDFLAVGSTGSPALVSCIVMMIGALVMVIVGFVVEHFCKIPPEETDGPSTPHQRRDTKGETEGYATRAH
- the folK gene encoding 2-amino-4-hydroxy-6-hydroxymethyldihydropteridine diphosphokinase — encoded protein: MTESAPVKAILALGSNLGERADTLSLAVADLVDRNDVRLCQVSQVVQTKAVGGPANQPDFLNMVIEVETTLSPYELLAHCNAVENKHHRVREVHWGPRTLDVDIITYGDLEMDEERLTIPHKLAGERAFVLQPWAWMDPDATLRGESVVDLAQKAVDAEDLQPYSPHNDAWDEGS
- the folB gene encoding dihydroneopterin aldolase, with the translated sequence MSNARDAITVTGMSATGYHGVFDHEKRDGQEFTIDVTLYTDIRPAAATDDLALTLNYGELAEVVVREIQSGPYDLIETLAERTAAAIFSHYDDAAARLVALDLTVHKPQAPITVPFRDVTITIHRERP
- the folP gene encoding dihydropteroate synthase, coding for MSLGAIPGTGPATSPLPVIKKSTVKTFDSLPKDRTLVMGILNVTEDSFSDGGKYLNFDDAIQHGLRMMYAGADIIDVGGESTRPGADFVAPEDEAKRVVPVVAALVKAGAVVSVDTVHTSTARAALDAGAHIINDVSGLTHEPDMPALIAERGVPYVLMHRRGDQQSMTGLTEYTDVLEDVVAELKQVRETFLQAGVKPEKIIIDPGLGFAKDARHNWELLKNLDKLQELGHPVLIGTSRKRFLGSLLAANGKPAAPAERDHATAATTTLSAAQGAWAVRVHNIEESLDAVKVATAWTKPETVALAKQ
- the folE gene encoding GTP cyclohydrolase I FolE, which codes for MRGQYIAPQIDQERIAKAVREILEAIGEDPDRDGLQETPKRVAKAYAEIFAGLHMDPKEILSKSFDIDHEEMVLVKDIPFYSTCEHHLVPFHGRAHVGYIPGNDGRVTGLSKLARLVDMYARRPQVQERLTTQIVEAIESLLEPRGAIVVVECEHLCMSMRGVRKPGAMTVTSAVRGQLRQPATRAEAMSLILGK